From the genome of Streptomyces spinoverrucosus:
CGTTTCCTGCTCGCCGTCCAACTGGCCGCGCGCGCCAACCCGTTCCTGCGCCCGCTGCGTACAGCGGTCTCGTACACGGCGGAACGCTGGGCCGACGAGGAAGCGGCACAAGTGGTCGGCAGCCGTCGGACGGTGGCGCATGCGATCGGCAAGGCGGCTCTGGTGTCCCGAGGCACTCCGGTCGCGACGCTGGCCGGCTTTGCCGCACCGGGGCCGGTGCCGCGCCGGGTGGCCGCGCTGCTCGGGCCGGCTCCGATGGTGCGCCGCTGGCCGTCGCTGTTCACGTCGGTGGGCCTGGCGGCGTGGTGTGCGGCCGCCGGGACGGCCGTCTCGGCCATGTCGTCCGCGAACGCGGCGGTGACGATGGTCCTCATCCTGCACGCGGCGACACCTCTCTGAACGTAGAGCGTCTCCGAGCAGTTGTGCCAGGGCGGACGCTGCTCGCGTCCACCCCGGCACCGGACTGCCGTCGGTCAGAGGTCGAACTCGTGCGGCGGCAGGTCGAGCGCGTAGCACGCCTCCCGCACCACGGCCTGCTCATCCTTGTCGAAGTCGCCGTCGGCGCCGCCGATGACGATGCCGATCTGAATGACTGCCCGTGCCTCGGCCGGCTTCTTCTTCGCCTTTGCGATCTCCTGCATCACGCTCACCTTGCCGAAGTCGAAGTCGGTGGTGAGGCGGTTCAGGTTGTCCTCGAAGCGTCGGCGCAGGTCGTCGGCGGGGAAGTTCTGCAACACCTCGTTCGTGGCGATCAGTTGGGCCACCCGCTGCCGCTCGGAGGGGTCGACGGTGCCGTCGGCAGCGGCGACGAGCGCGCACATCGCCATGCTCGCGTCGCGGAAGGCGCCGCTCTTGAGGTCGTTCTTCTTCGCCATCAGCTGGGTCTGCATCGTCGATGCGGACTCCTTGAGGCGGTCCCACAGGGCCATGAGGACTCCAGTACGGTCGTTGCTTACTTCTACAGTGCTGTAGAAGTTACCAGGGGTGAGGTCAACCCTCCTCTTCCTCCTCCTCGCCCTCGAAGAAGTCACCGATCTCGTCCACGACTTCGGCCGCGACCATGCCGCCGACGACACCGACCGCGAGCCCGGCCGCGCCCGCGGCGACGGCCGTGCCCATGCCCGGGCCGGAGTGGTGTCCGTCGTGGTGGTGCTTGTCGTGCCCGTGCCCGTGTCCGTGCCCGTGGTGGTCCTCGCGGCCGTACGGGGCGTGTGAGCCGTGCGACGCCCGGTGCTCCAGCAACTGCCGGATCCAGCCCTCGACTTCGGCGTTCCAGTCGCGGGAGTCGTGGTGGCCCACGGTGAACCGGGTGAGCGCGTCGTGGCCGGAGGAGAAGAGGCCGCCGCGCTTGTCGGCCTCCAGGACCACCTCCATGCCGGCCGGGCCGGCGAGGAAGCTCACCTCGATCTCGTTCACCTGGTGCGCGTACTGCGGCGACGGGGTGATCTCGATCTCCTGGTAAAAGGGCAGCTGCTGCCCGGTGCCGCCAATGCGGCCGTACTCCAGGTCGGCGGACCGGAAACCGAAGCCGAGCCGGCCGAACGCCTCCAGGACCGCCTCCTGGGCGGGCAGCGGTCCAACGGTCAGCGGGTCGAGGTCGCCCTTGTCCTTCGCGCCCGCCACTGACAACTCGGTGCGCACACCGAGGACGACGCCCAGCGGCTGGCCGTACAACTCCGTGATCGGTGTCTCCCAGGGCAGTGTCACGCTGAACGGCACCGAGCGCTCCTCGCCCTCGGTGAGCCGGAAGCCGCCGCCGACGGTGAACCGGTCGAAGGCGACGGCGCCCTCGCTCTCACCCTCGTCGTGCTCGGCCTCGACCCGGGCCACCAGCTCCAGAGTGATGTGCTCGATGTCGAAGTCGGCGGTGCCGCCCTTGAGGTGCACCTGGCCGGTGAGTGCGCCGCCGGGACGGACCGGGCCCGGGTCGAGGACCGTGTCCACCGTGGGGCCGCCCACGCCGAGCGAACCGAGCAGTCGTTTGAACACCATCGTGGCGTTCACTCCTTCACGTGCGTACGTGCGTATCCGTGGGAACAACCGGGGGTGCCGGGTCGTTCTCTACAAGCGAGTAGAAGCATAGGGTGGTTGGATCCGCCGTAGCCGGTGTCGCGGCCCTCGGTGCGGGAAAGTCCGAAAACGGTCGCGACTTGACCGCTGCAGAGGACTTGACCGGGATGCTTTGCTTGCCCTTTACCATGAGGTGAGGGTGCCGACGCCCTCGAAACCCACCGACGCGAGAAGGAGACACGAGCCCGCGATGGGTGAGCCTCCCAGTACCAGCCGTGCCATGCCCCGCACGTCGTCCCACGCGCATGAGGGAACGGGGGTGGCACGGTGACCGAGGTCCTGCTGCTCCTGCTGGCCCTCCTCCTCACCCTGGCCTGCGCGGTGTTCGTCGCGGCCGAGTTCTCGCTGACCACCGTCGAGCGCGGTGAACTGGAGCGCGCCGCCGAGTCCGGCGAGCGCGGCGCCGAGGGCGCGCTGAAGGCCGTACGCCGGCTGACCCTCCAGCTCTCCGGCGCCCAGCTCGGCATCACCGTCACCTCCCTGGTGATCGGCATGCTCGCCGAGCCGTCGCTTGCCGCGCTGCTGCGGGGCCCGCTTCAGGCGGTCGGCCTGGGCGGTGCCGCCTCGCCCGTGGCGACCGTGCTGGGCGTGGTCGTCTCCACCGTCGTACTGATGGTGGTCGGTGAGCTGGTGCCGAAGAACTGGGCGATCTCCCGGGCGCTGGCCGTCGCGAAGGTGGTCGCCGGCCCGCAGCGCGGCTTCACGGCCGCCTTCGGCCCGTTCATTCGGCATCTCAACGACACCGCGAACCGTTTCGTACGCCGCTTCGGCCTGGAGCCCGCCGAGGAGCTGGCCTCCGTCCGCAGCCCCGAGGAGCTCGTCGCGCTCGCCCGGCACTCGGCGGCCCGGGGCGCCCTGGAGCCCGACTCCGCCGAGCTGTTCGTGCGTACCCTGCATCTGAGCGAGCTGACCGCGGAGAACGTGATGACCCCGCGGGTCGACGTCAAGGCACTCGAAGCGCACGCGACGGCCGCCGACGCGGCCAATCTCACGCACGCCACCGGTCTGTCCCGCTTCCCGGTCTACCGCGACAGCCTCGACCAGGTCATCGGCACCGTCCACATCCGCGACGTCCTCGCCCTGGAACCGGAGAAGCGGCTCGTCACCCCGGTCACCGACCTGGCAACCGAGCCCCTGCTGGTCCCCGACAGCCTCACCGCCGACCGGCTGCTGGAGCGCCTGCGGGCCCATCGCACCATGGCCGTCGTCATCGACGAGTACGGCGGCACGGCGGGCGTGGCGACGATGGAGGACATCGTCGAGGAGGTCGTCGGCGAGGTCCGCGACGAGCACGACCCCGTCGAGGTCCCCGACCTGCTGCCCGCTCCCCGTACCGGGGACGGCCGTGGTGTCTGGGAGGCGGACGGCGGCGTGCGCCTCGACCAGCTCGCCGCCGAGCTGGGGCTCACCGCACCCGAGGGGCCGTACGAGACCGTGGCCGGCCTCATCGCCACCGAGCTTGCCCGCATCCCGTCCAAGGGCGACACCGTCGACCTCGACGGCTGGCAGCTGGAGGTCCTGGAGGTCGACCACCACCGTGCCGACCGGGTCCGCATCACCGAACCGGCCACCGCCCGTCCGGCCCAGCTCGCGGAGGACGCCCGATGACCGCGCTGCAGCTCGCCATCGGCGCCCTGACGCTGCTGACCAACGCCTTCTTCGTCGGCGCCGAGTTCGCCCTCGTCTCCGTGCGCCGCAGCCAGATCGAACCCCGCGCCCAGGCGGGCCACAAGCGGGCGAAGATGACCCTGTGGGCCCTGGAACACCTCTCCGCGATGATGGCCACCGCCCAGCTCGGCATCACCGTCTCCTCGCTGGTCCTCGGCGCGGTCGCCGAACCGGCCATCGCGCACCTGCTGGAGCCCGGCTTCGAGGCGGCCCGTCTGCCGCACGCCCTGGTCCACCCGGTCGCATTCGTGATCGCGCTGACCGTGGCGACGTATCTGCACATGCTGATCGGCGAGATGGTGCCGAAGAACATCGCGCTCGCCGCCCCGGTCCCCAGTGCCCTGCTGCTCGGCCCGCCCCTGGTGGCCCTCACCCGGGCCCTGCGGCCGTTCGTGTTCGGGATCAATGCCTTCGCCAACGCCCTACTGAGGCTGCTCCGCGTCGAGCCCAAGGACGAGGTCGAGGCCGTCTTCACCGATGACCAGCTCGCCCGCATGGTCGTCGAGGCCGGCGAGGCCGGGCTGCTCACCCCCGCCGACGGCGAGCGGCTGCGGGACGCGCTGGAGCTGGGCACCCGTCCGGTGGGCGAGATCCTCGTCCCGGCGCAGCGCATGCGCACCGTCGACCACACCATCACCCCGGCCCGGCTGGAACGCGTCGCCGCCGACGCGGGCTACTCCCGCTTCCCGGTCACCGGCCCCGACGACACGCTCCTCGGCTACCTGCACATCAAGGACACCCTCGGCGTCGCCGACCGCGACCGGCCCTTCCCGGCCACTGCCCTGCATCCGGTCACCCGGGTCCGCATCGACACCCCGCTCGACGACACCCTCACCGCCCTGCGGGCCGAGGGCAGCCATCTGGCGGGCGTCCTCGGCGAGGGCGGCAAGGTCATCGGCTTCGTGACGATGGAGGACGTCCTCTCGGAGCTGGTGGGACCGGCTCCGGCCGCCGCGTGACCCGGCTGCCCCACCGCATGAACGCGACCGGGAACACTGCTTCGGCCAGAATCGTTGACCGGGAGAACAGCAAGACAAGGAGCCACTACGTGTCCGCCAGATCGACGGACCCCTCGGGGCACAGTCCCCGACCATCCCGCCAGGTCATTCCTGAGCACGGCACGCGGCGGGGTGGTGTTCGGTGAGTGCCGTACTCGGCCTGCTGGCCGTCTTCGTCCTGACCGCCGGCACCGGCTATTTCGTCGCCCAGGAATTCGCGTACGTCTCTGCGGACCGGCTCGCCCTGGCCCGTGAGGCCGAGGCCGGTGACAAGAGGGCCGCTCGCGCCCTGAAGGTGCTGGAGCGACTGTCCTTCATGCTCTCGGGCGCCCAGCTCGGCATCACCGTGACCGGTCTGGTCGTCGGCTTCATCGCCGAGCCGTCGGTGTCGGCGCTGCTCAGGCCCGCCCTGTCGGGCTTCGGCATCCCCGACGCTGCGGTCTCCGGCATCTCCGTCGTGCTCGCTTTCGTGCTGGCCACGGTCGTGCAGATGGTGCTGGGTGAGCTGGCGCCGAAGAACCTCGCCATCGCCGTGCCGGAGCGGCTGGCGAAGTCGCTGGCCGCGTCCACGCTGGCGTACCTGAAGGTCGTCGGACCGGTGGTGCGGATCTTCGACGGCGCCGCGAACAAGCTGCTGCGCCGAGTCGGCATCGAGCCGGTGGAGGAGCTGCACCACGGCGCGACCCTGGAGGAGCTGGGCCATCTGATCGGTGAGTCCCACGAACAGGGGCGGCTGCCGCGTGAGACCGCCGAGCTGCTCGACCATGCCCTGGAGTTCTCCGACCGCACGCTGGACGAGGTGATGGTGCCGCGCGTCGACGCGGTCTTCGTCCGCAAGGACGCCACGGCCGCCGAGGCGGTCGACCTGATCGCCAAGCACGGGCACTCCAACTACCCGGTTCTCGGCGATCACCCGGACGACATCGCGGGTGTGCTCGGCGTTCGGGAGCTGATGGGCCTCTCCGCCGACCTGCTGACGGCCACCACGGCCGGTTCGGCCGCCCGCCGCCCGCTGCTGCTGCCCGACACGCTGGCGCTGCCGGATGCTGTGGAGCAGATGCGCGAGCGGGACGACGAGTTCGCCGTGGTCCTGGACGAGCACGGCGGTGTGGCGGGCATCGTCACCTACGAGGACATCGCCGAGGAACTCGTCGGTGACATCGCCGACGAGTCCGACACCGTCACGGAGATCGCGGTCGCGGACGGCGAGGGCTGGCTGGTGGACGCCGGACGCCGCCTCGACGAGGTGGCCGAGGCCACCGGCATCGATCTGCCCGAGGAGGAGGACTACGACACCGTGGCCGGCCTGATCGTGGACCGGCTCGGCCGCTTCCCGGCCATCGGCGACCGGCTGACGGTCGCGCTGTCCGACGCCGACAGCGCGGTGATCGACGTACGCACCCTCGACCGGCACGTGCCGGAGCGGGTCCGGATCCAGCGGCTGGTGGCCGGTAAGACGGAGGAGCAGGCATGAGTTTCCCGATGGCGCTCTTCGTCACCGTGCTGCTGCTGATCGGCAGTGGGTTCTTCGTGGCCGCCGAGTTCGCGCTGGTCGCGGCGAAGCGACACCGCATGGAGAAGGCTGCCGCCGAGGGGCAGCGCGGCGCCAAGGCGGCCGTGGCCGGCATGCGCGAGCTGTCGCTGATGCTGGCCGGCGCCCAGCTCGGTATCACCGTGTGCACCCTGGGCCTGGGCTCGGTGTCCAAGCCCGCGATCTCGCACGAACTCGACCCGCTGCTGCACGACCTGGGCCTGCCCAGCGCCCTCAGCTACGGCGTCGCGTTCGCCGTCGCCATGATCGTGGTCGTGTTCCTGCACATGGTGCTCGGCGAGATGGCACCCAAGTCCTGGGCCATCGCCCATCCCGAGCGTTCCGCGATGCTGCTCGCGCCGGCCTTCCGGGGCGTGGTGAAGGCGGTGCGTCCGCTGATCTGGGTGCTCAACAAGCTGAGCAACGGTCTGGTACGGCTGTGCCGGGTCACCCCGCGCGACGAGCTGGCCTCGGTCCACAACCGCGAGCAGCTCGCCCACCTGGTCGAGGAGTCCGAGCGGCTCGGCCTGATCAGCGAGACGGACTCGGAGCTGCTGACCCGCTCACTGACCGAGCCCGAGACTCCGGTCCGCGACCTCCAGGTGCCGGACGCCGACATCTCCTCGGTCGACGCGGACGCCGACGCCGACGAGATCCTGCGGTTGGCCGCCGACAGCGACCGCACGCGGCTCCTGGTTCGCGATCACGGCACCGTCGTCGGCTCGGTACACGCCCGCGACGCCATGGTCGCCCGCGTCCAGGGACGCCCCGCCGACGCCCGCGCGCTGGCCCGCCCGGTACCTGAGCTGACGGAGGACGCCACGGTCGCCGACGCGATCGAACTGCTGCGCCGACGCCGGGCCTCGCTCGCAGTGGTCCGTGACGCGTCGGGCCGGCTCACCGGCATGGTGAGCCTGGACGACCTGCTGGCCCGCTTCCTGCAGCCGCAAGCGGCCTGATGACAACCCCGCTCGTGGACGGCCGCCCGCCCGTAGGCCGTCCCCCCAGGCGTCAGGCACTCCTCATCTCGGCGGCGAGGGCGTGCAGCGCGGGAACGAATTCCGGGTGGTCTCCGCGCGAAGCCGACTGCAGCAGTTCGGTCATGACGATGATCTGGGCGACGCGTCCGGGCTCCGTCTCGAGGACGGGAAAGGTGTCACGGACGCGGTCGGCGAATCCGGTGGCGTACAGGGAGTACGCGAGCAACATGGCGGCGTCGTAACCGGCCGGTGCCATCCCGAATCCCTCCCAGTCGAGGACATAGGGGGTTCGGATGGTGAGGTTGGCGGGGTGCAGGTCTCCGTGGGCGGTCGCCCAGTCGGTGATCCGGGGGCCGGGCATGTCGAGGAAGGATGGGACGGTGCGGTTCACCCACTCCTGCCGCGCGGCCACACGGTCCGTGGCCGTGCTGCTCACACTTTCCACGTCCGCGCGAAGCGATTCCCACCACTGCGCCGGTAGATCCAGTTCGTCGCTCAGGACCGGACTGGAGGAGCAGACCGGTTCGGCAACGTACTGGTGCAGCTCGGCCTGGTACGCACAGCCGTCGCCGACGGACTCCGTGGTGTCGTAGAGCAGCGGCTTGCGGACGCGTCCGTCAAATAGCACTGCTGCCTGGCGGTTGCCTTCCCAGATCTTGCCGAAAGCCTTGTCCTGCGGCGCGGAGAGCAGCCGTAGCCGGCAGGATCCCCGGTCCGGGTGGTGGACTCGGCTGCTGAGGGTCCGACCGTGCCAACCCCAGACTTCCGGGCCTGCGATCGTGGTGCCCAGTTCTCGCGCGGACTGCGTGAAGGCGCGGCGCATACGCTGCTGGTCCATGGGGTCAGCCGGTGGCGAGTACATCCAGCACCTTTCGCAGTGTGGGCACCGGGATGGCAGGGCTTCGCAGTGCCTCCTGGGCTTCGGCCCAGCACGGTCAGCACGTCGTCGAGCTGCGCCGGGTGCTGGTGGCGGGGTGCCAGGCGGTACCCGGTGCTGACCACGGTGCAGCCCGACACCCGGGCGGGGTCCATGACCGGCCCGTGCCAGTACTCCACGGACCCCGCCTGCCAACTGCCGCCGTGGGCCCGCACCAGCCAGCCGTACGGGTCCGAGCCGGGCCGGTAGATGCGTACGGGGATGTGATGCGTCCCGGCGTCGAGCAGCCGGGGCTCCCAGCCGGCCTCCTCGCGCTGCCGGTCGTCGAAGCGCCTGGCGGTTGAGGGCCGCCGACCGGCGCCCGGCAGCTCATGCCGCCCGCCGTTACTGCGCACTCGACCGGGCACCGCGCAGGAACAGGGCGCTGGTGAGGGTGCCGAGGAGCACGATCGCGGCGTTCACCGCGATCGCGACCTTCAGACCGCCGAGGATGGCCGAGGCTCCGGTGCCGGTCATGGCGGCGGTGGCGATGGCGCTCATGATCGGCGTTCCCATGGTGATGCCGATCTGCTGGGTCATGGTGGCGAGGCCGGTGGCCAGGCCCTGTTCGTGGTCGGCGAGCCCCGAGGTGGCGGTGACCATGAAGCCCACGATGACGAGCATGTTGCCCACGCCGCCGGCGAAGGTGGCGACCAGCAGCAGCCACATCCACGAGCGGTCGTCGCCGAGGCCGAGCAGGGCCGCGGTGAACACGGTCTGGAGGATGCCGCCGACGATCAGGGTCTGCTTGCTGCCGATCTTCCCGATGACCTTCGGGGCAGTGGAGCCACCTACGACCGTACCGATGCCGAGCACCCCGAAGGACAGGCCGGCGGCGAGCGGGGAGAAGCCGAGCACTTCCTGGAGGTAGAGGGTCAGCAGGAAGACCAGGGAGGTCTCGGTGAGGAACGCGATCAGGCCGGCGACATTGCCCCAGGCCACCGATCGCTTGCCGAGCACGCCGATCGGCACGAGCGGCGCGGACACCTTCCGCTCGACGGCGTAGAACACCAGCAGCAGTACCACGCCCGCCGCCGGCGACAACAGGGCGTGCGCGGAGCCCCAGCCCTTCTCTCCCGCCTGGGTGAGCCCGAAGACGATGGCCAGCAGGCCGAGCGTGACGCTGACGGCGCCGGGCACATCCAGCTTGGGGCGTTCGTCGGGCCGGGACTCCTTGATGACCGTCGGGGCGATGAGCAGCACAGCCAGGGCGACGGGCACATTGATGAAGAACGCCCAGCGCCACGACAGCAGGTCGGTCAGCAGGCCGCCAAGGATGGCGCCGGTGGTGAACCCGGCCGACATCAGCGCCCCGTTCAGGCCGAGCGCCTTCGCGCGCAGTGGCCCCTCCGGGAACGACGTCGTCAGCAGCGACAGTCCGGCAGGGGTCACGGCGGCGGTGGCCAGGCCCTGGAAGACACGGGCCGCAATCAGCACCTCCGGGTTCTGCGCCAAGCCGCCGACCAGCGAGGACACACCCAGCACGACGAGGCCGCCCAGGAACAGCCTGCGCCGGCCGAACAGGTCCGCGACGCGGCCGAAGAGCAGGGTGAACCCCGCCGCGCACAGCGCGAACGCGGTGGCGATCCACTGCAGGTGGGCCAGCGAGAAGCCCAGGCCCTCACCGATCACCGGCAGCGCCACGTTCAGGATGGAGAAGTCCACGGCCAGCATGAACTGCGCAGCGAGCAGCAGCACCAGCACCAGCCGGAGCCGGGGGGTGAGCGCGGCCGGGGCCGTGCCGACGGCGGTGCCGGACGCGGTACCGGCCGCCTCTGAATCAGTGACAGACATACGTCGAGTCCTTTTCCTCACGGTTCCTGACACGCGGCGCGCTCGGTCGCGTCACGCGCGGTACGGAGAAAAGGCTCGTCGGCGCCCGGATTCCCAGCCAGACCCCTGCCTCGCACAGCCACTGCGAGGGTAGTCATCACAGGACCACCCTTACGGCCCCCGGCCACCGGGACCGGCAGGCATCATGGGAAGTCAGTGGCCACAGCCTGTCGCAATCCGCCGACCTGGAGGCATCGATGGACGCCCCGTCCGAGTTGGGAGACTTCCTCAAGTCCCGCCGCGCCGCGCTGCGCCCCGAGGACGTCGGCATCACGCCGCACCCGACCCGCCGCCGCGTCACCGGGCTGCGCCGCGAGGAGTTGGCGATGCTCGCCGGCGTCAGCATCACCCACTACACCCGCCTGGAACAGGGCCGCGCCACCAGCGCCTCCGACGGCGTGCTCGAGGCGATCGCGCGCACCCTGCGCCTCACCGACGACGAGACGGCCCACCTGAAAGATCTCGCCCGCCCCGCCACCGCGTCGTCCCGTCCCGCACCGCCCCGGGTGGAGCACGCCAGCGCCTCGGCCCGGCAGCTGCTGGCGGCCATGACCGACGTACCGGCCCTCGTCCTGGACCGACGCAACGACGTCCTCGCATGGAACCAACTGGGCCACGCGCTGCTCGCCGGACATCTGGCGCCCGAGAGCCCCGACACACCCGCCACCCGTCCCAACCTGACCCGGATGCTCTTCCTGGACGAGCAGTACCGGGAGTTGTACACGAACTGGAACGAGGAGGCCCAACTCGCCGTAGCCTCCCTGCGCCTGGTCGCCGGGCGCCACCCCGACGACCGCTCCCTGGCCGAGCTCGTCGGTCAACTGACCATGAACTGTGGCGAGTTCGCCTCCCGCTGGGCCCGGCACCCGGTGCGCACCTGCACCTCCGGAGTGAAGCACCTGCATCATCCGCTGGTCGGTGCGATGGACCTCAGCTTCGAGAATCTCGTCATCCCCGGCACCTCGGGCCAACGTCTGATCGCCTACACCGCCGAGCCCGGTTCGCCGTCGGAAGCGGCACTGCGGCTGCTGGGCATCGCGACGGCTCCGGTGGCGCAGGACACGACAGCGGTACGGCGCTGAACCACTGCCGTGTCGGCGGTTCGGCGGTGGCGGCACCGCTCAGGCGCTGCGCTGTCCGGCGAGCAGAGGCGCCATCGGATGCCAGGCGTGGGCGAGGCGCATGTGGGTGTACGCCGCCGAGGCCATGGTCATGTGGTGGTGCCAGGCGGGGAAGGAGCGCCCGGCGAAGTCCAGCAGCCCGTAGCTGCCGTCCATGCAGTCCGCGGTGACGGTGGAGCTGATATGGAGGCGGGTCAGCTCGAGAAGTTCGTCCAGCCGGTGGTGCACGAGGTTGGTGAGCCAGAGCTGGGAGCTGGGCTGCCCCCCTGGGCCGAGCTCGGTGAACAGCCGGTATGCCCGCTGCTCACCACCGGTCTGCTGCCACATGAGGGTGGACAGGGTCTGCGCCTGCCGGAACCTCCCGTCGGCCCCCGTCACAGCGGCTGTGTGCCGGCTCCACCTCGGCTGCGTACCGGGCGCGCCCGGAGACCCGGCGGTCGCGACGCCGACACCCACCCGTTGCCCGATCCGAGCACCGGCGGGGAATGTCCGCTCCCGTACGCGCCCGGCGCCGGAAAACAGCTGTTGGGGGTGGACGGCGACAACGAAGTCCCTCCGGACGCTGCCCGATTGGGATGTCAGCTCGCTGAAGTCGGTCGCGTCGCTCATGTCGGCCACGACGGGCACGGCCGGTGAGGACGTACGTCTGGCCATACTGTCCATCAGGTCGAGCATGTGCTTCCACTGCGGCTGGAAGCTCTCCGTCTGAGGTATGCGGGCGCGTCGGCGCAGTTCGGGGTCGTCGGTCCACTCCGGGGGAAGGAACAGCCGCCAGTCGACGGGGAAGTTCGCGCCGGGCAGGACAGGAGATGGCGCAGGTCACATGAAATGCGTCTCACTATTCGAGACGATCGGCTGATACCTCGCCAGGGAGTGGCCTCCTGAGCCCCTCCCGTGGGTGCCTTCGCGCAACTTAGGGCACGCAGAGGACGCGAAGCCCTCAAATTGGACTAGACCCCGCGCTCTCAGCTTGGGAAGCGACGGCGCTTGCACGGCCGGATGGCCGCTGACCTGCGCTGATTCGTCGTGCTGGCACCATTGCGTGCGGCCTGATCACACCGCTATTGACCGTGGTTGTCCGCTCTTACGGGCACGCTATGGGCACGTGGCGTGAAGACCGGTGGGCAGGGCGCGTGCACGGAGGGGTGCTGTGTTGGACGGGGCTCGGTCGGACGTCCAGTTGGATAACGCCTTCGCACGTGCACAGGGATGGGTGAAGCCCGTTTTACGTTGCAAGGCCGACGGTCACCGCTTCCTCGGAAACGGTCGACGCCGGCCGTTGGTTCATTTCCCGGCTTCGGGGCCGTACCACTGGAGCGCCTGACCGGTGACGGCGGCGATGCACTCGAAGTCCCGGTCGCGGTGCAGCAGCGTCAGTCCCTGCAACTCGGCCGTGGCGGCCACCACGAGATCGACGGCTCCGGCACTGCGGTGCTGTCCGCGCTGGGTGAGGACCTCCTGGACCCGCCAGGCGCGGTCGTAGGCACGGTCGTCGACCGGCACCCACCCGAAGAGCAGGCGCATGTCCTCGATGCCTTGTGCCCGGTCGGCGGCGGAACGCGCGCTGTAGAAGAATTCCAACTCGGTGACGGGGCAGGTGGCGATGAGCCCGGCAGCGGCCGCCTGGTCCCATCCGAACTGCTCGGCGTCGCCGCGCAGCATACGGGCGAGCGCGCTGGTGTCGATCAGGTATTGCGCGGCGTTCACCGGCGGTAGTTTCCTTTGTCCTCGAAGAGATCGAGGTCGAAGGCGCCTTCTTCCGCCGACGCCCGCAGGCGGGTGAGTGCCAGGGCTCGCCGCCGGTTCTCCAGCACCTCGCGCAGGGCGGTGTTCACCGTCTCCTTCTTGGTGCTGGTGCCGAGGGCCTTG
Proteins encoded in this window:
- a CDS encoding type II toxin-antitoxin system VapB family antitoxin, whose translation is MSRTVIDLDDQLVADVAKALGTSTKKETVNTALREVLENRRRALALTRLRASAEEGAFDLDLFEDKGNYRR
- a CDS encoding PIN domain nuclease, which codes for MNAAQYLIDTSALARMLRGDAEQFGWDQAAAAGLIATCPVTELEFFYSARSAADRAQGIEDMRLLFGWVPVDDRAYDRAWRVQEVLTQRGQHRSAGAVDLVVAATAELQGLTLLHRDRDFECIAAVTGQALQWYGPEAGK
- a CDS encoding transposase codes for the protein MPGANFPVDWRLFLPPEWTDDPELRRRARIPQTESFQPQWKHMLDLMDSMARRTSSPAVPVVADMSDATDFSELTSQSGSVRRDFVVAVHPQQLFSGAGRVRERTFPAGARIGQRVGVGVATAGSPGAPGTQPRWSRHTAAVTGADGRFRQAQTLSTLMWQQTGGEQRAYRLFTELGPGGQPSSQLWLTNLVHHRLDELLELTRLHISSTVTADCMDGSYGLLDFAGRSFPAWHHHMTMASAAYTHMRLAHAWHPMAPLLAGQRSA
- a CDS encoding MFS transporter, producing the protein MSVTDSEAAGTASGTAVGTAPAALTPRLRLVLVLLLAAQFMLAVDFSILNVALPVIGEGLGFSLAHLQWIATAFALCAAGFTLLFGRVADLFGRRRLFLGGLVVLGVSSLVGGLAQNPEVLIAARVFQGLATAAVTPAGLSLLTTSFPEGPLRAKALGLNGALMSAGFTTGAILGGLLTDLLSWRWAFFINVPVALAVLLIAPTVIKESRPDERPKLDVPGAVSVTLGLLAIVFGLTQAGEKGWGSAHALLSPAAGVVLLLVFYAVERKVSAPLVPIGVLGKRSVAWGNVAGLIAFLTETSLVFLLTLYLQEVLGFSPLAAGLSFGVLGIGTVVGGSTAPKVIGKIGSKQTLIVGGILQTVFTAALLGLGDDRSWMWLLLVATFAGGVGNMLVIVGFMVTATSGLADHEQGLATGLATMTQQIGITMGTPIMSAIATAAMTGTGASAILGGLKVAIAVNAAIVLLGTLTSALFLRGARSSAQ
- a CDS encoding helix-turn-helix transcriptional regulator, coding for MDAPSELGDFLKSRRAALRPEDVGITPHPTRRRVTGLRREELAMLAGVSITHYTRLEQGRATSASDGVLEAIARTLRLTDDETAHLKDLARPATASSRPAPPRVEHASASARQLLAAMTDVPALVLDRRNDVLAWNQLGHALLAGHLAPESPDTPATRPNLTRMLFLDEQYRELYTNWNEEAQLAVASLRLVAGRHPDDRSLAELVGQLTMNCGEFASRWARHPVRTCTSGVKHLHHPLVGAMDLSFENLVIPGTSGQRLIAYTAEPGSPSEAALRLLGIATAPVAQDTTAVRR